Genomic window (Lynx canadensis isolate LIC74 chromosome A1, mLynCan4.pri.v2, whole genome shotgun sequence):
GGCGGGGCCAGCCGCCTGCTCTGCTCCAGGGCTGCGGGCGCGTATTGACCCAGCAGCCGCCTCGCCGCGGCAGTTTCCTCCTGCTCGTGGCGGACGTTGTAGGAGCGCCGAGTGGCGCTGGAGAACCGGCGCTTCGTTTCGCAGCTGCCGCCGCCATCTCCGCATTTACAGggcgggaaggagggaggggacttGCGGCTGCAGCTGGAGCGGGCTTCTCTCCGGGGACGCTCCTCTTCttgctctccttttcctcctccgcgcgccgccgccgcccgccccctGCGCCCTCCCCGCGCAGCCCGGGTCcgggaggggagaagaaggggcGCCGGGGGGCGGGAGAGGCCGGCTGGCGGACGCGCGCTCGGAGGAAACTCCTGCCCGTTCCGTGCGTCCCCGCGCCCGGGGTGCACCCTGGCCCGGCctcggcggcggcggtggcggcggcagcAGGAAGGCGCTCTGGCGGGGGCGGCGCCGCGGGGGCGGGTCTGGCCGTCCCGGCGCTAAGTTGTGGGGCCGGGCTCCTCCCGACCCGATTCTTTTACCCTGGGCTGCTCAGACGCAGCTCGGTGCTGTCTACCCCAGCTCCGCCGATCCCGCATCTCTTGGGTGAGGGGGACACGCCTGCCCTCGTCTAGAAAACTTTTCCTGCTGACTCGGTCGGGGCGGCGGTGGCAGGAAGTCCGGACAGCGACCTCTTCTCCTCCTGCCCTACGCGCCCTGCCGGGTGCCGGCGCCGAGCTCGAGATCAAGTTTGCGGGGGCCCCTTCCGGGCTGCAGGCGGGTCCCGCCTTAGGAGGGGACGCCCGACCCCAGGGAGGGCGGTGGGCCCGGGCGAAGGCCGAGGGCGCGTGGTGGCGCCGGAGACAAGGTGCGGAGTGCGGTCGGAATCCGCACCCACAGCCGAAAGCGCGGAGAGCAGGAGCCCGGGAGCAGAGAGCCTCCGGCGGCCGCTTGCAGGAGTccacagccctcctcctcctttggtGAGGACAGTGTCCTAGCCCCGAGTGTATCGAGGAAAATGAAGTTAAGCCGGCAGTTCACCGTGTTCGGCAGCGCGATCTTCTGTGTGGTGATCTTCTCGCTCTACCTGATGCTGGACCGGGGTCACTTAGACTACCCCAAGAGCCCGCGCCGCGAGGGTTCTTTTCCTCAGGTAAGCACCGGCGTGGGGCTCCACGAGCGTAGGCGTGGGGGCCCGTGTTCCCGCTGTTTCGCGACCTCTTCCTCCCGCCGAGGTTCCGCGCCGGGGCAGGGCGAGGCCGAACTGGAGGAGGCTCCGAGCCTCCTACAGCCTCGGCTCTGCAGCGTTCGGACGACGGTGCCGGCGACCCGTGAGCCTCCTCCTCGCGGGCGCGCCGAGTTAACAAAGTGCCGGGCGGCATGCGGTGGCGGGATCGCGCTCCAGGGTAGTGGCCATGTTCCCGCACTCGCATTCGGGCCTGTTGGGGTGGCCTGGGGCACCTGCGGGTTGGGGAACCGACGCAGCGCCCGATTACCGCTCTTGGGCAGCCCCTCGGCACACACAGGGTTAAGCtgcacagacccccccccccccccccgagcgcCCCCAGTCGCCAAAATTGATCAGACAGACCCCATCTGGTCTGTTTTTTCACCCCACTGTCTCTCGAGAAATAAGCAAAAGTTTATTTCGTGTTGCAGACCTCTTAGATGTGAATCTGTAGGGTTGATTTTAGTGTCGTCATTCTTCAGCTATTACATAGGGTTTGTTTGGAGCAGACGTGGGAGCCCAGTAGGGAAGCGCGTGTTATACTCAAGCCGGAAGCTGTGGGGCGCTCAGTCCTGCGCCCAGTGGTCAAATTCTCCATCGAGTTGGGAAACCACCGGTCTTAAGTCTTTTATTTAAAGTtactaaaaataagcaaacagacaATCGGTTCTGTTTGTAAGGATACCGCGCCGCGTGTGCGATTTcagtttcaatttctttgccCCTGACCTGTGCAGTTAAGAAATTTTAGTAAAACTGGGTGTTGTGTATACTCTGTAATGAATGAACCTGAAGATCTCAAAGCCGTGACAAGCTGATCTAACTACTCGACCCAGGGATATTGAACAGGTTGacgaggtttttttgttttttgttttttgtttttcttttttgaccatGTAAGTGCCAGAGAATATCCTTGCCATTTGTTCTTGTGTTATGCTAGGGCGAAAGgcttgaatttaattaaaattaaattgtgaaAGTGAAAAAAGACCTCTTTGTGGATGCTGTCATCCATACAGAGCCCTCAAAATGTTTTGCAGGTGATAGGTATTAGAAATGCTGTTGCAAACatgtttcaaaaaatttaaaagcttcttCTTAGGTAGTAAGCACTGTGGAGCATCTTTCAGTCTTCACTTCAGACTCTGTCCAGTGCCTGTTCATGAGACTGGATAAAAGTTataaaagggggtggggagttcACCCTGTGAAGCCATAGCAAAAGGAATTCTAAGCCTTGCTTAATATGTTGTATAATTTGGGGACTAaacttgctgtgattttt
Coding sequences:
- the LOC115520482 gene encoding translation initiation factor IF-2-like; this translates as MRDRRSWGRQHRAASPAPQLSAGTARPAPAAPPPPERLPAAAATAAAEAGPGCTPGAGTHGTGRSFLRARVRQPASPAPRRPFFSPPGPGLRGEGAGGGRRRRAEEEKESKKRSVPGEKPAPAAAASPLPPSRPVNAEMAAAAAKRSAGSPAPLGAPTTSATSRRKLPRRGGCWVNTRPQPWSRAGGWPRPFSTRRDGAGPQVPNHSAPPNGPAPHPPP